The following proteins are co-located in the Spirosoma montaniterrae genome:
- a CDS encoding beta-L-arabinofuranosidase domain-containing protein — protein sequence MHLPQIYLIALSCLALIVPAKAQTRTLQPANRQAFSLSAVRLLPGERQFSRFYEAKQKDAAYLLSLNPDRLMHWPRQAVGLLPKGDHYGGWESGVAILPGHYLSACSMMWATTGNEALRERVNDVVDELALCQQQRQDGGIFVNKDQIEQFELMRRGVFRYQSAGPEFPFVNGGNPWYSVHKLMAGLRDAYHYAGNEKARQTLIRLADWTYDLVLPIADSTFQQSLDVEHAGMTEVLADVYALNRDTKYLTAARKFIHQRVYRPLLEGRDMLYPHHANAQVPKFIGYERLNEVAGDTAAGRSASNFFDIVLRDHTLVIGGNSEYERFGPARQVSRRIGASSAETCNTYNMLKLAHQLYRRTGEVRYMDYYERALYNHILAAIDPETGMFCYYLSTKPGFFKTFSTPHESNWCCVGSGMENPGQYETALYAHTDRDVFVNLYVPSRLTWAERGFQLRQEGRFPESDTMRFTIEQAGKQSFTLSLRNPIWARGRATLLLNGKPVAVDTEADYLSLTRRWRKNDRLTLVLPRQLRIETTPDNPNVAAILYGPLVLAGTLGNLADEGISPFNSNHLGYEHKPELRQLPRFVADKTRPETWIEPMTGPDVRFRARPDANAEPITLLPFYRVNRQRYSIYWDMFSPADWQQYQQSRYTNLLDAVATGDSTDEVRHGLRGADTRRSTTNFRTFRTAGPTGWFSYDLKAGGLAPVFLVCQFWGGTWEGAWGPQPDGLLDIYVNDVKVATKNLGDKRHETLFYDEVILIPDAFRRPDGKLTVRFQPQRGAIASGVFGCRVVMANGLTIQPLLSDQ from the coding sequence ATGCATTTACCTCAAATTTATTTGATAGCCCTGAGTTGTCTGGCTCTGATTGTTCCGGCTAAGGCCCAAACGCGGACACTGCAACCGGCTAACCGACAGGCGTTTTCGCTCTCCGCCGTTCGGCTACTGCCCGGCGAAAGGCAGTTCAGCCGATTTTATGAAGCGAAGCAGAAAGATGCGGCCTACCTGCTCTCGCTCAACCCTGACCGCCTGATGCACTGGCCCCGGCAGGCAGTTGGTTTGCTGCCCAAAGGCGACCACTACGGTGGCTGGGAATCGGGTGTGGCCATTTTGCCGGGGCATTACCTCTCGGCCTGTTCGATGATGTGGGCCACTACAGGCAACGAAGCCCTGCGCGAGCGTGTAAACGACGTAGTGGATGAACTGGCACTATGCCAGCAACAGCGACAGGATGGCGGTATTTTTGTCAATAAAGACCAGATCGAACAGTTTGAACTCATGCGCCGGGGGGTGTTCCGCTACCAGTCGGCGGGGCCGGAGTTTCCGTTTGTCAATGGCGGCAATCCCTGGTACAGTGTCCACAAGCTCATGGCCGGGCTGCGCGATGCCTACCACTACGCGGGTAACGAAAAGGCCCGCCAAACGCTCATCCGGCTGGCCGACTGGACTTATGACCTCGTTCTGCCCATCGCCGACAGCACGTTTCAGCAATCGCTCGACGTTGAACATGCTGGCATGACCGAAGTGCTGGCCGACGTGTACGCCCTCAATCGTGATACGAAATACCTCACGGCGGCCCGGAAGTTTATCCATCAGCGCGTGTACCGGCCCCTGCTCGAAGGCCGCGATATGCTGTACCCGCACCACGCCAACGCGCAGGTGCCGAAGTTTATCGGCTACGAACGGCTCAACGAAGTAGCGGGCGACACAGCAGCCGGACGGTCGGCCTCTAATTTTTTCGACATTGTGCTGCGCGACCATACGTTAGTCATTGGCGGTAACAGCGAGTACGAGCGGTTTGGCCCGGCCCGGCAAGTATCCCGGCGTATCGGGGCGAGTTCGGCGGAAACCTGCAATACGTACAACATGCTCAAACTGGCTCACCAGCTTTACCGTCGAACGGGCGAGGTGCGCTACATGGACTATTACGAACGCGCGCTGTACAACCACATCTTAGCCGCCATCGATCCCGAAACCGGGATGTTCTGTTATTACCTTTCGACCAAGCCGGGCTTCTTCAAAACCTTCAGCACTCCGCATGAGTCGAACTGGTGTTGCGTTGGGTCGGGCATGGAAAATCCCGGTCAGTACGAAACGGCTCTCTACGCCCATACCGACCGCGATGTGTTCGTAAACCTCTACGTGCCGTCGCGGCTGACGTGGGCCGAGCGAGGCTTTCAACTTCGGCAGGAAGGCCGTTTTCCCGAAAGTGATACTATGCGGTTTACCATCGAGCAGGCTGGTAAACAGTCATTTACGCTCTCGCTGCGAAACCCGATTTGGGCGCGAGGCCGCGCTACGTTGTTGCTCAACGGAAAGCCCGTTGCCGTCGATACCGAAGCCGATTACCTGAGCCTGACGCGTCGGTGGCGCAAAAACGACCGCCTGACACTGGTGCTACCCCGCCAGCTCCGAATCGAAACCACGCCCGACAATCCTAACGTAGCGGCTATTCTGTATGGTCCGCTGGTGCTGGCCGGAACGTTGGGTAACTTGGCTGACGAAGGTATCAGCCCGTTCAACAGTAATCACTTAGGTTACGAACACAAGCCCGAACTCCGCCAGCTACCCCGCTTCGTGGCCGACAAAACCCGGCCTGAAACTTGGATTGAGCCGATGACTGGGCCGGACGTGCGTTTTCGGGCGCGGCCCGACGCCAATGCCGAACCCATCACGCTGCTGCCTTTTTACCGGGTCAACCGTCAGCGGTATTCTATCTATTGGGATATGTTTTCGCCCGCCGACTGGCAGCAATATCAGCAAAGCCGCTATACGAATCTGCTCGATGCGGTCGCAACCGGTGATAGCACCGACGAAGTGCGGCATGGGCTGCGCGGTGCCGACACCCGACGTAGTACGACCAACTTCCGAACCTTCCGCACGGCGGGGCCAACGGGCTGGTTCAGCTACGATTTGAAAGCGGGCGGTTTGGCTCCGGTGTTTCTGGTGTGCCAGTTCTGGGGCGGTACGTGGGAAGGAGCCTGGGGACCGCAGCCAGACGGACTGCTCGATATTTATGTCAATGACGTAAAAGTTGCTACCAAAAATCTCGGCGACAAACGACACGAAACACTCTTCTACGACGAAGTCATCCTCATTCCCGATGCGTTCCGCCGACCCGACGGCAAACTGACTGTACGCTTCCAGCCGCAACGGGGAGCCATTGCCAGTGGCGTATTCGGTTGCCGTGTCGTCATGGCCAACGGGCTGACCATTCAACCACTACTGAGCGATCAATAA
- a CDS encoding RagB/SusD family nutrient uptake outer membrane protein translates to MKKIFSLLTVAVLTVMINACSLESDLYNSLDAQKYPTADDEFQTVIGNAYRGLLLYYDREIYMPLNASTDEFTAPTRGGGAWFDNGRWIYLANHTWNATAPDLNDTWDWCYTGIATCNNTLSILNASQTQVAGKESALAELRGLRAFFYYLLCDNFGNVPIKTETTATGDVAQSSRTEVFNFIESELKAIIPVLKPTNHPQTYSKFTRETAQTLLAKLYLNAQVYTGTARWSDVLTQCDAVIASGKFALNKNYFADFSPDNRANGSYIENIFVIPYDKTDYRYDDFTGMSPNLFTMHPGLKDKYGLSESPWNGFSAIADFYNSFDDRDIRKQGWIAGPQYDASGQPIIYNGKPLILNANWTSLQQADDNDGARMVKFGMQSGNKYRLQDNNFPVLRYADVLMMRGEAAFRSGNISGALTNFNAVRARAGLPAYTTATLTLDEILAERGREFYFENWRRNDLVRFDKFGNGTWRFKTVKDKKRDLYPIPDQQLSKNPLLKQNPGY, encoded by the coding sequence ATGAAAAAAATATTTTCACTGCTGACGGTGGCTGTGCTGACGGTTATGATCAATGCCTGTAGCCTGGAGTCGGACCTGTATAATAGCTTGGATGCTCAGAAATACCCCACCGCCGACGATGAGTTCCAGACCGTTATCGGCAACGCGTACCGGGGATTGCTGCTGTATTATGACCGGGAAATCTACATGCCGCTCAATGCGAGCACCGACGAGTTTACGGCTCCGACGCGGGGCGGAGGGGCCTGGTTCGATAATGGCCGCTGGATTTATTTAGCCAACCATACCTGGAACGCCACTGCCCCCGACCTGAACGATACGTGGGACTGGTGCTACACGGGCATTGCCACCTGCAACAACACGCTGAGCATTCTGAACGCGTCGCAGACACAGGTAGCGGGAAAAGAGTCGGCACTGGCCGAACTGCGCGGGCTGCGGGCATTTTTCTATTACCTGCTCTGCGACAATTTCGGAAACGTACCTATCAAGACCGAAACGACGGCCACTGGCGACGTAGCGCAAAGCAGCCGCACGGAGGTGTTCAACTTTATCGAGTCTGAACTGAAAGCCATTATTCCGGTACTGAAGCCGACCAATCATCCGCAGACGTACTCGAAATTTACCCGCGAAACGGCCCAGACGCTACTGGCGAAACTGTACCTTAACGCACAGGTATATACCGGCACGGCCCGCTGGAGCGATGTACTCACGCAGTGCGACGCGGTCATTGCGTCCGGCAAATTCGCCTTGAACAAAAACTATTTCGCCGACTTCTCGCCCGACAATCGAGCCAATGGGAGTTACATCGAAAACATCTTCGTGATTCCCTACGACAAAACCGACTACCGCTACGACGATTTCACGGGTATGAGTCCGAACCTGTTTACGATGCACCCCGGCCTGAAAGACAAATACGGGCTGTCGGAGTCGCCTTGGAACGGCTTTAGTGCCATCGCCGATTTCTATAACTCCTTCGATGACAGAGACATCCGTAAACAGGGGTGGATTGCCGGGCCTCAGTACGACGCATCGGGGCAACCCATTATTTACAACGGCAAACCGCTGATCCTGAACGCCAACTGGACCAGCCTGCAACAGGCCGACGATAACGACGGTGCCCGCATGGTGAAATTTGGGATGCAGTCGGGCAATAAATACCGATTGCAGGATAATAACTTTCCGGTACTGCGCTACGCCGACGTACTGATGATGCGGGGCGAAGCGGCCTTCCGGTCGGGTAACATAAGCGGTGCATTGACCAACTTTAACGCCGTTCGCGCCCGTGCCGGGCTACCAGCCTACACCACTGCAACGCTAACGCTCGACGAAATTCTGGCCGAGCGGGGCCGGGAGTTTTATTTCGAGAACTGGCGACGCAATGACCTCGTCCGCTTCGATAAGTTTGGTAACGGTACGTGGCGGTTTAAAACGGTCAAAGACAAAAAGCGCGACCTGTACCCCATTCCCGATCAGCAGTTGTCCAAGAACCCACTGCTGAAGCAAAATCCCGGCTACTGA